A genome region from Sander vitreus isolate 19-12246 chromosome 21, sanVit1, whole genome shotgun sequence includes the following:
- the cog7 gene encoding conserved oligomeric Golgi complex subunit 7 translates to MDFSKFLDDDFDVKDWVNGAFKVVQKDAPGKADTHAATLVMKLQLFIQEVNNAIEESSNQALQNMPRVLRDVEALKQEASFLKEQMVLVKEDIKKFEQDTVQSMQVLVEIDQVKSRMQVAADALQEADKWSTLSADIEETFKTQDFAVISSKLTSMQNSLAMLVDTPDYSEKCVHLEALKNRLEALASPQIVATFNSMSIDQAKLFVKVFTEIDRMPQLFAYYYKCHKGQLVSIWQDLSQSELSLNQQLSEFYDTLLSSWHSQLQWSSQVFKNPYEVVTVLLIQTLGAMVPSIPVCLSTAMERAAQEQRLDTLLELHHTTSTFGHSLEATMLPHLGENNLLKVTELVCALYDPYKPYQLQYGDLEEAHLLIQISAVPLEHGEVIDCVEELSHSVGKLFGLASSAVDRCVKLSDGLAVCGLLKALKALFTKYVSDFSTTLQSIRKKCKLEDTPSSSVFQEDWTAFQNSVRIIATCGELLRQCGAFEQQLSNKILGTAGKYLSESYSPRSLAGIQEASSTERKSATKNPWQEYNYLQRGNMAEYNSLMEVLYSLKEKGTGNSSLLAKPRAALIRLNQQANQLAFDSVFLQIKHQLCLISKMERQEAPGFGESYTEDLPNFSLSPQEYITNIGQYLMSLPLHLEPFVTQEDPALEMALHAGKLPFPPEQGDDLPELDNTADYWLGSIARATMQTYCDAILLIPQLNIHSTKQLATDIDYLSNVMDALGLQPSRTLQHIVTLLRAKPEDYRQTAKLLPRRLASTIAAVRCIDY, encoded by the exons ATGGATTTCTCCAAATTCCTGGACGATGACTTTGATGTGAAAGACTGGGTGAACGGCGCTTTCAAGGTGGTGCAGAAAGACGCGCCGGGgaaagcagacacacacgcagccaCACTGGTCATGAAACTACAGCTGTTCATCCAGGAAGTCAACAATGCCATTGAGG AGAGCAGTAATCAAGCCCTTCAAAATATGCCCAGAGTGCTGCGAGATGTGGAGGCTTTGAAACAGGAGGCTTCTTTCCTCAAGGAGCAAATGGTTCTGGTCAAGGAAGACATCAAGAAGTTTGAGCAAGACACTGTGCAGTCTATGCAG GTCCTGGTGGAGATAGATCAAGTGAAGAGCCGCATGCAGGTGGCAGCTGACGCTCTGCAGGAGGCGGACAAATGGAGCACACTGAGTGCAGACATTGAGGAGACCTTCAAAACACAG GACTTTGCTGTAATTTCCTCGAAGCTGACCAGCATGCAGAACAGTCTGGCCATGTTGGTGGACACACCAGACTACTCTGAAAAGTGTGTCCACCTGGAGGCTCTCAAGAACAGACTGGAGGCCCTGGCCAGCCCACAAATAGTAGCAACTTTTAATTCCATGTCTATAG ACCAAGCCAAGCTGTTTGTTAAAGTCTTCACAGAGATAGATAGAATGCCACAGCTCTTTGCCTACTACTACAAGTGTCATAAG GGCCAGTTGGTGAGCATTTGGCAGGATCTCTCTCAGAGCGAGCTCAGTCTGAATCAGCAGCTGTCCGAATTCTATGACACTTTGCTCTCCTCTTGGCACTCTCAACTACAGTGGAGCAGCCAG GTGTTCAAGAACCCGTATGAGGTGGTGACAGTGTTGCTGATCCAAACTCTGGGTGCCATGGTCCCATCCATCCCTGTGTGCCTGAGCACGGCCATGGAGCGGGCTGCCCAAGAGCAGCGCCTCGACACACTGCTCGAACTCCATCACACCACGTCCACCTTCGGACACAGCCTGGAGGCCACCATGCTGCCGCACCTGG GTGAGAATAATCTGCTGAAGGTGACTGAGCTGGTCTGTGCGCTGTATGACCCCTACAAACCTTATCAGCTGCAGTATGGAGATCTGGAGGAAGCTCACCTCCTTATCCAGATCAGTGCTGTGCCTTTG GAGCACGGGGAGGTAATTGATTGTGTAGAAGAGTTGAGCCACTCGGTTGGCAAGTTGTTTGGCCTGGCCAGCTCTGCTGTGGACCGCTGTGTCAAACTGAGTGATGGACTGGCTGTGTGTGGCCTCCTCAAAGCCCTCAAAGCCCTCTTCACcaa GTATGTGTCGGACTTCTCTACAACACTGCAGTCAATCAGGAAGAAGTGTAAACTGGAGGATACGCCAAGTTCATCTGTTTTCCAGGAGGACTGGACAGCCTTCCAGAACTCTGTCAG GATTATTGCCACCTGTGGAGAACTGCTTAGACAATGTGGAGCATTTGAGCAGCAGCTGTCAAACAA GATCCTGGGCACGGCCGGTAAGTACTTGTCAGAGTCGTATAGCCCACGCAGCCTGGCAGGCATCCAAGAGGCCAGCTCCACAGAGAGGAAGAGCGCCACCAAGAACCCCTGGCAGGAATATAACTACCTCCAGAGAGGAAATATGGCTGAATACAACAGCCTGATGGAAGTCCTCTACTCCCTAAAG GAGAAGGGCACAGGTAACTCCAGCCTTTTAGCAAAGCCCAGAGCAGCTCTGATCAGACTCAACCAGCAAGCCAACCAGCTGGCCTTCGACTCTGTCTTCCTGCAAATCAAACACCAGCTCTGCCTCATCTCCAAGATGGAG AGACAAGAGGCCCCTGGTTTTGGAGAGAGCTACACGGAGGACCTGCCTAATTTCAGCCTGTCACCGCAAGAATACATTACAAAT ATAGGGCAATACCTGATGTCTCTGCCTCTCCACTTGGAGCCATTTGTGACTCAGGAGGATCCGGCACTAGAGATGGCCCTACATGCCGGGAAGCTGCCTTTCCCTCCAGAGCAAG GTGATGACCTTCCCGAGCTGGACAACACCGCAGACTACTGGCTGGGCTCCATTGCTCGGGCAACCATGCAGACCTACTGTGATGCCATTCTGCTCATTCCCCAACTGAACATCCATTCCACTAAACAGCTGGCCACGGATATCG ACTATCTGAGCAACGTGATGGACGCTCTGGGCCTGCAGCCCTCCCGCACCCTGCAGCACATCGTCACCCTGCTGAGGGCCAAGCCAGAAGACTACAGACAGACGGCCAAACTGCTGCCTCGTCGGCTGGCCTCCACCATCGCTGCTGTCCGGTGCATCGACTACTAA